From Triticum aestivum cultivar Chinese Spring chromosome 7B, IWGSC CS RefSeq v2.1, whole genome shotgun sequence:
AAAGGTTTTCTATGTAAAAGGATCACAGGGTTACTAAGTACTATTATTTAGTTCTGGATATTCCAGGATCTAACTTCCTTCACTGCATTTATATACACTTCGTATCTTTTTAATAATTTGCAAGGATGATTTTAGGCATAAGAATTCATTATTGACAGTGATGCCACATAAATGTCATGTACAAGATTAGTCCTCGAGTATTCACCAAATGCCTCTGCCAAGGTAAACAAAGTGTGAGAGCTCGGTCATGAAAAGCTTGGATTATTATTCTATTATCCTTTAGTGATGGTGTTTTGGATCATGAGAAGTCCATGCTTAATCCTGACGTCGGATGCAAAATAAGATATTCTATTATTCTTTAGTGACGGTGTCTTGAGTAGTCCATGCTTATTCCTGACGTCGGATGAAAACAAGATAGTTCAGTCATGTGCATTATTTCTTGCATGAGTAGTTCAATTCTTTGTGAAAGCAAATGTACTTTATCACTTAGCTTCTTATCTCAGATTCCACTCAAATTTCTGATCATTATTTCATTATATGTTAGATTTTATTTCTTGCAATAAATTTTGTGAATGGGGGAGAGTAGAGTTGCATAGTCAAAAGAAGCTTTGCAATCTTGTAACCTGCTTAAAATAATTTGAAAATCATGTAACACAGTAGTAAATTTGGATCAATCTTGGGTAACCTGATATATTCACCCTTGcgattcattttttttcttcacgTCCTGCTCACATTGGTTTTCCATTAAAATCACTCCTAGAAAACCAACGCCAATTGATTCCCCTGCCTTATGTGTGCCCCGTGCGTAATTCACCTAGTACTGTCAAAAAAAGCTTTGTCGAAAAGAATATGTACTTGGTGAGGATAACACGTTTTCGTGTTCGGCTGGAACTCGGGACACTGCAGATCGATTTGATTCAGAGGGAGATCCAGTCGGAGAGCGAGCAATCCGGGTTCCGGAGGGAGCGGCAGATCGATTTGTCGCCGATTCTGATTTCGATTCCCCCGATCCGGATCTACTCCTAGTATACTAGTAGTAGCTTATTTAAGGAGGAGATCCCGTTGTCTCTTCGACCCCGCCGGCGAtcgagaggagaggaggggaggtcgAGATGGAGATGTCGACGAGCTTCCCGCTGCCTTGTCTCGCCATGGTGCACGGCGTAGGCGCCGAACACCAACAACCCACGGCGACGACGCTGTTCAGTCTCGCCGGCGCGAGGCCCCTCACCGGAGTCGCCcttgaggaggagctgaagaacaaATCAGTCTGCCCCACGCCGCAGGGGTGGGTGCTAGTCCAGCAccgagacgccgccgccgccgccgccacctacctGCTGGATCCGCGCAGCAGCCAAAGGATCGACCTGCCGCATCTCGCAATCCAGCAGGGCCTGATCCCCTACTGCAGCTGCCTGCTCGCCGGCGACCCCACGGCCCCGGGGTGCCCAGTGCTAGTGGTGGAGCCCATGGCCACCTTGCTATGGTGCTGCCGCGTCGGCGACGGCGAGTGGACCAGGCACGACTACGACATCGGGACCCTGGGAGACGAGCACTTCGTCGAGAAGAGGGTCATCGCGCCCATCGCCGCGTGCCGGGGCAGGTTCTATTTCAACGCCGTGCCCGCCGAAACGCGCGTGCTGGAGCTGGCTCGCCCAGGGTCGGGGGCGCCGGCGTTTAGCTCGGTCGCGACGGAGCCCGCGGAGGCCGACAGGTTCGGGCGGGCGAGGGTGTTCATGGTGGGGACGGACGACGACGAGCTGTACAAGGTCGTGCTGCTGCATCACGGAGGGTCCTACGACGAGGCCAGGGTCCTCAAGATGGACTTGTCGGAGCGCCGGTGGCGCCCCGTCGAGGACCTCGGCGGCCGCGCCTTCTTCGTCGCGCCCATGTACTTTGGCGCGTCGTGTGCGCCCACCGGCGGCCGGGTCCGGCAGGACTGCATCTACTCGTTGGTTGGAGTGGCCAGGAACACTTTCAGGGTCTTCAGTCTGAAAGATGGGACTTCAGAAGTGCGCCaactcgaagaagaagaagaagagcaacctGCGCCGGAAACAGTCGGAAAATCGAGACCATGTTGGGTGCTTCCAACCCATCCAACATCGTAGTAGCAAGATGTTACTATTTAGCAGCGAAACATCTCTTTTTCTGTCAATGTTGCTTGTTGTGGCATGTAGTAACTTTCATACTCCTATGTACTATGAGTTTCGTTGCTCGATCATGCTAAAGTCTTTGGTTTTATGAATtgctagcaagatgcctgtgtgcTGTATGGAACGTATAAGTAGTATAAGTAGTTTATCTTATGAGAAAAAAGGACGAATGAGGAAAAGTCTTTTTTGCAAATATGGAGAAGATGTGAGTATtttttttgtaaaattatcataatttccttcctatccgtcagatataaatcggacggcttatattgcagtatggtacgcacaccatcatcaacaactctggtttttttataagagtagaaatACATCAAGGATAGTGGCACCTTAATGATTTTAGCATGGAAGAAAAGAAAATTGCTAAACAAGTAATCATTAGGTCTTGATTTCTATTAATTAAATGATAACCAAGCAGTAAGCAATCGGAGTATTTGCTTAGCAATTTTCTTTTTTTCCAACACCCCCTCCCCCTCATCAAGAAAAGAAACCGCATGTCTTCCTCATCAACAACAAAAACTAATATTTCTCCCATAAACCGGAGACAAACATGGGGAGGTCTGCGAGAGTCCGGACCGATCCTACacccgcttctgaccaccctggcccaccaaaaccCCTCTCCTTTCGCCCATGCGCGTTCCCGCccgacgccagctgcccgcattcatgccactGTAGAGCGCGCCGCTCAATATTGAAGACGCCTCtaggcggacgcgacctctcagtACCTCTGCCATTGAAGCAGCACACTGGTCTAGGGTGCCGCCCGCTACGTGTCTCCGGTGTCCGCGCCTGTTCAATGCCGGAGACGCGTGACTGGACGGGACGGGACAGATATCTACCACGTTCGTTCAATGTCGTTGTCCGTCTGTATCATGCCATTAAGCAGGCTCGCCCGCCGAGAAACCCCGCGCATTGATGCACCCAGATGCCTTGCCTCATCAGAATCCTcttgtaacacccggataattaagctacagtgatcccatgctaatggtgccacgtcaccacggttactgctgCTAATTTATCGTTAGAACAAAAACCGGtcctaaattcaaattcaaattaatgataacaataaaagttttcaaaaattaaaataaaaatgtttggtttgtactaaatattacaaatgtaattatggtgcaacaaacccatttttataaaatgtctaaataatttaaaatgagttaaaacagaaaataaaataaataaaagaaaagagataaaacagaaaaacaaaagataaaaaaatagaagagaaacccccccgggcttcggcccagctgaccacaggcccaactgggccaacccccccCCNNNNNNNNNNNNNNNNNNNNNNNNNNNNNNNNNNNNNNNNNNNNNNNNNNNNNNNNNNNNNNNNNNNNNNNNNNNNNNNNNNNNNNNNNNNNNNNNNNNNNNNNNNNNNNNNNNNNNNNNNNNNNNNNNNNNNNNNNNNNNNNNNNNNNNNNNNNNNNNNNNNNNNNNNNNNNNNNNNNNNNNNNNNNNNNNNNNNNNNNNNNNNNNNNNNNNNNNNNNNNNNNNNNNNNNNNNNNNNNNNNNNNNNNNNNNNNNNNNNNNNNNNNNNNNNNNNNNNNNNNNNNNNNNNNNNNNNNNNNNNNNNNNNNNNNNNNNNNNNNNNNNNNNNNNNNNNNNNNNNNNNNNNNNNNNNNNNNNNNNNNNNNNNNNNNNNNNNNNNNNNNNNNNNNNNNNNNNNNNNNNNNNNNNNNNNNNNNNNNNNNNNNNNNNNNNNNNNNNNNNNNNNNNNNNNNNNNNNNNNNNNNNNNNNNNNNNNNNNNNNNNNNNNNNNNNNNNNNNNNNNNNNNNNNNNNNNNNNNNNNNNNNNNNNNNNNNNNNNNNNNNNNNNNNNNNNNNNNNNNNNNNNNNNNNNNNNNNNNNNNNNNNNNNNNNNNNNNNNNNNNNNNNNNNNNNNNNNNNNNNNNNNNNNNNNNNNNNNNNNNNNNNNNNNNNNNNNNNNNNNNNNNNNNNNNNNNNNNNNNNNNNNNNNNNNNNNNNNNNNNNNNNNNNNNNNNNNNNNNNNNNNNNNNNNNNNNNNNNNNNNNNNNNNNNNNNNNNNNNNNNNNNNNNNNNNNNNNNNNNNNNNNNNNNNNNNNNNNNNNNNNNNNNNNNNNNNNNNNNNNNNNNNNNNNNNNNNNNNNNNNNNNNNNNNNNNNNNNNNNNNNNNNNNNNNNNNNNNNNNNNNNNNNNNNNNNNNNNNNNNNNNNNNNNNNNNNNNNNNNNNNNNNNNNNNNNNNNNNNNNNNGGCAAGGCTCTGCCTTGGCCACGCGCCCCGGGTCGCGCCTCCCCCGCATGCTCTCTGCCGCTCGAGCctctcgcctccgccgccccgctgctTCCCGCGCGAAGCCGCGCCGAGTGCTACTCGCCGCCTCCGGCCGTTGCGACCCGGCGCCGTGCGCTGCTCCCCGCCGACGCCCCTGTTGCCCCGTGCCCTCGCACGGGCGCATGCCCGTAACCGCGCCCTTTatgccccctgggccactgaccaagtggccccagcgcccagaacgttaaaaaaaaggaattaaaaaaataattaagtaaaaataataataataaaaataattaaataagtaataataactaaattaattaattaattaaggaattaattaagttaattaatcataattagattaacctaattaactagtgtTAAATTAATTAAACAACAATTAGacaataattagattagttaaaccctaatcaGAATAATCAAAGTATGCCatgcgggtcccacctgtcaggttgaccaggtcaacggttaacgttgaccgctgatgtcatgctgacgtcatgatgacgtcagcaaacactgttttggataatgttgaatttaaataaataattaa
This genomic window contains:
- the LOC123161736 gene encoding uncharacterized protein; its protein translation is MEMSTSFPLPCLAMVHGVGAEHQQPTATTLFSLAGARPLTGVALEEELKNKSVCPTPQGWVLVQHRDAAAAAATYLLDPRSSQRIDLPHLAIQQGLIPYCSCLLAGDPTAPGCPVLVVEPMATLLWCCRVGDGEWTRHDYDIGTLGDEHFVEKRVIAPIAACRGRFYFNAVPAETRVLELARPGSGAPAFSSVATEPAEADRFGRARVFMVGTDDDELYKVVLLHHGGSYDEARVLKMDLSERRWRPVEDLGGRAFFVAPMYFGASCAPTGGRVRQDCIYSLVGVARNTFRVFSLKDGTSEVRQLEEEEEEQPAPETVGKSRPCWVLPTHPTS